Genomic DNA from Comamonas resistens:
TCAGGCAGGATCTGGTCCGCAAAACGACCTTCAAAGGTCATGATGTTGTCAAACGCCAGCGATCCGCAGATCAAAGCAGCCATGGTGTTGTTCTCTTTCTATGAGGAATTAAGGGTAGAAGACCAGTGCTCGGTAACCGGCCACAGATGCAGACAAGTCCTGCACCCGCACTGGCACATTCACACTCCACTCCTGACGGGGCTGCAGCTGCTCCGGAGCACCCAGAGACTTGAGGTCCACAACGCGCCGCAGCAAGGGCTTGTCCTGTGCATCCGTGAGCGTCAGCTCGGCCACGGGTGTGGCCACCGGCGTATCGGAGCGATTTTCCAGCGTCAGGCTCCACTGATATTGATGAGCATCCGCCAGTTGCTTGAAGCCCGAGCCACTGATCACCACATCGCCAATCTCGCGCCTGGCATGCAACTCGCAACCAGCAGCCTGGCAGGCTTTGGCCAGCACCGGGGCCAAAGCGGGATACTCTGCCGCCAGCGCATCGCGCTGCTGCCACGCATACTGCGCAGCCATGCCGCCAGCGGCCAGCACACTGCCCAGCACCAGAGCCACACGCATGCCGCGGGAATGCCAAAAGGCCTGGCGTCGGGCCTGGCGTACAAAATCAGGCTCATCCAGAGCTGCGGTGGAGCTTGCGGCTGCAGCTTCATCATCGGCTGGCTGTGCGGCATCGACCTCGCGCCGCACCTGATCCACATCGGGTGACGGCAGTACGGAAACCGCCTGCGCATGAGCATCGACATCCGGTGGGTCGGCCTGCTCCGGCACAGACTCCGGCGCTGTCTCGATTGAAGCTTCAACGGACTTGCCTGCCGCGTCCGGCGCCTGCTCAGCCTGCGCGAGCACAGAGGCCTCTGTGCTTTCAACCGCCTCCAGCACAGCCTCAGGCTCGTCCAGCAAAGGCCTGGCATGGTCGATAAACGATGACTCGGGCGGCTCCGGCTCCAGTCCTGCAGCCACTGGCGCAACCTCGGGCTCAGGCTCGGCTTGCAGGTCTGCAGGAACCGACTGCACCACAGCGCCAGCCTCGTCGGCGGGTACAGAGGAATTCAAGTCGAAACGGCTTTCAGCCCTTTCCTGACTTGCGCCATCAGCTTCCAAAGAAGGAGCATCCGGTTCCTCGGGCTGCACCTGTGCCGAGGACTTCGATGCTTCGGCGGCCTGGGCCTGCTCCACGGCCGACTGCAGCACCTCGTCCGGTACGGACTGCAAATCCTCGGAGGCATCGAACACGCTCTGGCACATCCCGCAGCGCACCCAGCCTTGCGAAATACGCAATTGGTCGGCAACCACTTTGAAGCGGGTTCCACAAGAGGGGCAACGGGTGACTTGGCTCATCGGTTTGCAATTGTAGGCAGCAACCACCGGCTCACCTGGCGGAGCACGGATGGTGTCGCAATCAGGCGGCTCGCTGGGCTGTCATCAGGATCCAGCCATCTTCGCTGTCGGCAACTTCCAGCTTGACATAGGGCGCATAAGCTTCTTTGAGCTCGTCCGCCTGACGCTCCAGAATACCGGCCAGCACCAGATGGCCGCCAGCCTGTACACGGCCGCACAGCAACGGCGCCAGCACCTTGAGCGGCGTCGCCAGAATATTGGCCAGCACGGTCTGGTACTCACCACCGGCTGCCTCGGGCAGGCCAGCCTTGACTTCCACATGGTTGGCGCTGGTGTTGTAGTTGGTGGACTCCACCGCTGCGGGGTCGATATCCACGGCATCAATGTCGGAGGCACCGAACTTGGCAGCACCAATGGCCAAGATGCCCGAGCCACAGCCATAGTCCAGCGTACGACCCAGCGAGCCCTTGGGCTGACGCGCAATCCAGCGCAGGCACATGCGGGTGGTGGGGTGAGTGCCCGTGCCAAAGGCCAGACCGGGATCCAGACGGATGCTGACCTTGGCCTGCTCTGGCAGTTCATGCCAGGTGGGCACGATCCAGAACTCGGGTGTGATCTCCACGGGCTCGAACTGCGATTGCGTCAGACGCACCCAGTCCTGCTCGGGCACAGGCTTGACGGCCAAAATCTTGCAGCCTTCAAAGAAGTCCTGCGGCAGCAGCAGATCGCGCGCTTCGGTGGCGGCTGCTTCATCGGGATACAGGGCAATCACGCGGCTGCGATTCCAGCCTTCCTTGGGCGCAGGCATGCCAGGCTCGCCAAACAGCGCCTGCTCGGCATCAGTCTGTGCGTCGGCATCTTCCACGGACACGCTCAGCGCATCGAGGGCATCGAGCGCATCGCTAATCGTCTCGACCCGGTCCTCCGGGCACAACAGGCTCAGCTCGTACATGGCCAATCCTTTCCTGGGCCTGCCGCTACGCACGGGTGCGCTGCTGCAGGCCGTTTATTCCTGAAAAACGAAAATGCTGGCCTCCGTTGCCAGAGGCCAGCATGAGAAGTCAAAGCGGCAAATGCCAGCTCATCGCTTGGTGGGATTGCGGCGTGTCAGCCACTCTTCCAGATAGTGGATATTGGTGCCGCCTTCGAGGAACTTCGCATCCACCATCAGATCCTGGTGCAGCGGAATATTCGTGCTGATGCCTTCCACCACGGTCTCCAGCAAGGCGGTGCGCATGCGGGCAATCGCCTGCTCGCGGGTGTCGCCATACGTGATGACCTTGCCAATCATCGAGTCATAGTTGGGCGGCACAAAGTAATTGTTGTACACATGCGAGTCCACGCGCACACCGGGGCCACCTGGGGCATGCCACATGGTGATGCGGCCAGGCGAGGGCGTGAACTTGTAGGGGTCTTCAGCGTTCACACGGCATTCAATGGCATGGCCCTTGAACTCGATCTGACGCTGGGTGAACGGCAGCTTTTCGCCGGCGGCCACCATGATCTGGGTGCGCACGATGTCCACACCGGTGATCAACTCGGAGATCGGGTGTTCCACCTGCACGCGGGTGTTCATCTCGATGAAGTAGAACTCGCCGTTCTCGTAGAGGAACTCGAAGGTACCCGCACCGCGATAACCGATCTTCTTGCAAGCGGCCACGCAGCGGTCACCGATGCGCTCGATCAGCTTACGTGGAATGCCGGGAGCCGGCGCTTCCTCAATCACCTTCTGGTGGCGACGCTGCATGGAGCAGTCGCGCTCGCCCAGGTAGACGGCATTCTTGAAGGTATCGGCAATCACCTGAATTTCCACGTGACGTGGGTTCTGCAGGTACTTTTCCATGTACACGGCAGGATTGCCAAACGCGGCAGCCGCCTCGGCCTTGGTCATCTGCACGGCATTGATCAGCGCGGCTTCGGTATGCACCACGCGCATGCCGCGGCCACCGCCACCGCCAGAGGCCTTGATGATCACAGGATAGCCAATGGTCTTGGCAATGCGCTTGATCAGCGCAGGATCGTCGGGCAACTCGCCGTCCGAGCCCGGCACGCAGGGCACGCCGGCCTTGATCATGGCCTGCTTGGCAGACACCTTGTCGCCCATGATGCGGATGTTTTCGGGAGTCGGGCCAATGAAGGTGAACCCGCTCTTTTCCACGCGTTCGGCAAAGTCGGCGTTCTCCGCCAGGAAGCCGTAACCGGGGTGAATGGCTTCCGCATCCGTCACCTCGGCGGCCGAGATGATGGCCGGCATGTTCAGGTAGGACAGCGGAGATGGAGCCGGGCCGATACACACGGCTTCGTCGGCCAGCTTGACGTACTTGGCATCGCGGTCGGCTTCGGAATACACCATCACCGCCTTGATACCCAGCTCACGGCAAGCGCGCTGGATGCGCAGGGCGATCTCGCCCCGATTGGCAACCAAAATTTTCTTAAACATGAAGTTCCTCGCAGCTTGGTGCCCGCGCCTCAGCGCAGGCCACTGCCAATGACCCAGTCGCGCAGCCAGTGGCTTGCGCACCTCGGCGCTGCAATGCCAGCCGCATGCAACGCCTCATGATCTATCACTCGATCACGAACAGAGGCTGGCCGTATTCCACAGCCTGGCCGTTTTCGCCCAGAACGCGAACAATGGTGCCGCTCTTGTCGGCTTCGATCTCGTTGAGAATCTTCATGGCTTCAACGATGCAGATGGTGTCGCCTTCCTTGACCTGGCTGCCCACATCGACAAAAGGCTTGGCGCCTGGGCTGGAAGCACGGTAGAAAGTGCCGACCATGGGCGACTTGACCACATGACCTTCGACAGCAGCAGCAGCCGGTGCAGCAGCGGGGGCTGCGGTCACAGGAGCGGCAGCTACGGGTGCAGCCATCACAGGGGCTGCCTGCACGGGAGCAGCGACGAACTGCTGCACCACACCTTCGCTCTTGACGATACGGACCTTGCCCTCTGCTTCGGTGATCTCCAGTTCCGACACATTCGATTCGGACACGAGATCAATAAGGGTCTTGAGTTTTCGCAAATCCATGGGAGCTCCAGCGACGTAATTCTAAACAGGGCGCGAATTTACCTCAAATTCGCCCTTCTGCGTGCATTGGCGCATATTTTTCAGTAACGTCACCATGGAATTCAGTTACCTACACTTTTCTGACGACAACAGCAAGGCTCATTCGCTCTACTTGCTCCAATTCGCCAGATCTTCACTGGAAAGCTCGCCTATTTTACGCTGCCGTACCTGCCCCTTGGCATCGAAAAGCACCGAAAAAGGCAGTCCCCCTTGAAGGTTACCCAGAGCCCGTGATAGGCCTAATCCCCCTTGCATCGCCAGGGCAACTGGAAATTGCACAGGTTGACGCTGCAAAAAGCGCAGCACCGCCTCCGGCTTGTCCACCGCCAGCCCCACGACCTGAATACCGCCCGCGCCCTGCTTGGCAGCGAATTCGCTGAGCATGGGCAGCTCCTTGACACAAGGTGGGCACCAGGTAGCCCAGAAGTTGACCAATAAAGGCTTGCCCTTGAGGTCCGCCATGCCAAAAGACTGACCATCGGGGGTCGTGAATACCTGACTCCAGAGCTGCGCCTCGGCACTGGGGCCCATGGCCTGGGGCTGACTGCGCCACCAGGCGACACCAGCACCCGCCGCCGCCGCTGCGGCCGCCACAGCCCCGGTCAGCCACAGCCGGCGCGAGCCGCCTTGCGGCTTGGCATCAGTGCTTGGTACCTCAGTCATCGCTTTCCTCCTCCAGCAGTTTGCGCAGCGCCTTGGCATCGCCACGCGGACTGCGCCCGCCGGAGTCCGGCTTCATCGCTCCACGCATATCGTCACGGTCATAAATCATCAGATGCACGCCCACGGTTTCACCGAGTGGTTGGCACAGCGCATGAATGGATAGCGCCTCTACAGGCTTGCCCTGAAAGCCCGTCACCGTGCTGGGTTCGTACTGCACATGGTTGTTGATCAGCGCAATCTCGGCAGACTTTGGATCATCGCAAAACAGTTGCAGATATATATCTGACAAACGTGTAGCGGTACCGCGCCAGACCGCTCCCGCCAGATATGGGCGGAACTCCTGCAGCCTGTCCATCCATACCAATGCCAGCTCGCGCAAGGCATGCAGCTCCTGTGGCTGGGTGTCGCCACAGAACAACTCTATATATTCACGGATCGCCGCTTCCAGCTGGTCGTTGTCTGGCAAGGCTGTGCGAGCGGGCAGGCCCAGCTGCCTCACGGCACGCTGCTTGGCGGGGCCCCATTCCAGACCCTCCTCCACCACCATGCGGGCCGCCGTCTGGGCAATTTCAGCAGTCACATCATCCAAACTCATAGCGCACTTCCATTGGGCCGGCGCAGTATGCGCCATGGGCCGAGCAGCCATTGTGACTCAGATGGCTGCAGGTCTTTTTCCCATTCCGCACAGGTCAGGCAGGCAGTCTGCATTTTTCATAGCTGCTACCGTAGAAAGAGTCTCATCCTTCAATTCATAACATCTTGGAAAACATGACAAACAAGCGCATGCAGCTATCAATTTGATAAGAAAGGTTACTGCCAGCGCCATACCAGCCCACAGCTTGCTTCCAGGTCATGCCCGCAACCGTAGAATCCCCGACCATGCACATACATATTCTGGGCATTTGCGGCACCTTCATGGGAGGTCTGGCCGCCTTGGCACGTGAAGCCGGCCACAAAGTCACCGGTTGCGATGCGGGCGTTTACCCGCCGATGAGCGATCAGCTGCGTCAACTGGGCATAGAGCTGATCGAGGGCTACGGCGCCGACCAGATCGCCCTGCAGCCCGATATGTATGTGATCGGCAATGTGGTCAGTCGCAAGCGCCTTCCCGACGGCTCGCCCAAGTTTCCGCTGATGGAAGCGATTCTGGATACAGGCGCGGCCTACACCAGCGGCCCGCAATGGCTGGCCGAGCATGTCTTGCGCGGCCGCCATGTGCTGGCCGTGGCTGGCACGCATGGCAAGACAACCACCACCTCCATGCTGACCTGGGTACTGGAATGCGCAGGCCTGCAGCCTGGCTTTCTGGTCGGCGGCGTACCGCTGGACTTTGGCGTCTCGGCCCGCCTCGGTGCGGCCAGGCGCCCCGCCCGCGGCCCCGGCCCTGTGGGCGATGAACCGGTGTTTGTGATCGAAGCCGATGAATACGACACGGCCTTCTTCGACAAGCGCAGCAAGTTCGTGCACTACCGCCCCCGCACGGCCGTGCTCAACAATCTCGAATTCGATCACGCCGACATCTTTGATGATCTGGCAGCCATCGAGCGCCAGTTCCACCACCTGATCCGCACTGTGCCTTCGACCGGCCGTGTTGTCACCAATGGCCTGGAAGAAAGCCTGACCCGCGTGCTGAGCCAAGGCTGCTGGAGCGAAGTGCGCAATTTCGGCTCTGCCGTCAGCGACTTCAGCGCCGAAGGCGACCCCAGCGACTTTGCAGTGCTGCACCATGGCAAAAAAGTTGGCCAGCTGACCTGGTCGCTGACCGGCGTGCACAACCAGCTCAATGCCCTGGCGGCCATTGCGGCAGCCGATCACCTGGGCGTGAGTGCCGAAGTGGCCTGCGAAGCCCTGTCGCGCTTTCAGAACGTCAAGCGCCGCATGGAACTGCGCGGCACGGTGAACGGCATCGAGGTCTATGACGACTTTGCCCACCACCCCACGGCCATCCGCACCACGCTGGACGGCCTGCGCCGCAAACTGGGCCCCGATGCCCGCATCCTCGCCGTCTTCGAGCCCCGCAGCAACACCATGAAGCTGGGCACCATGAAGAGTCAACTGCCCTGGTCGCTTGAAAATGCCGACCTGGTTTTCTGTCACACCGCAGGTCTGGACTGGGATGCCGCCGAAGCACTGGAGTCCATGGGCGTAGGCCCCGGCCAGCGCGCCCAGGTAGCAGGCGACATCGCCACGCTGATCGAGCAGATTACCGCCGTGGCCCGCCCCGGCGACCATATCGTCTGCATGAGCAACGGCGGCTTTGGCGGCATACACGCCAAGCTGCTGCAAGCGCTGAAATAAGCCCCGATAAAAGCAAATGCCCGCTCTACGCGGGCATTTTTCATTAGCGATCTTCAAAACTGGCATGCTTCCACATGGGGACAGCAAGCAAGAGCCGTCTCGCAGCGAGGCTGTCGCCCCCTCCGCGAAGCAGAGAGGGGGAAGCCGCGCAGTGGCTCAGGGGTGTCAATAACTAATCGACATCGCCGGCACATCCACCCGGATCAATGGTTTGGACAACACGGCCTGGGCGGCTACAGCATAGGTGTTGCGCCAGTCTTCGTTGTCAAACAGCTCGGGACGGTTGCGAGCTTCACGCGCTACCACAACCAATTTGTCGGCCAGCAACACCTTGCCTGTGGCGCGCAAAGGTTCACAGTCCAAAGAGACAAACTGCTGATCCAGCCAGCGGCGGCCTTCGTCCGAGCTCACAGGTGTCAGCGCCTGGGTATCCACCCGGTATTCATGATCACCATCCAGAATCACAATTACTTCACTACGCATAGATCTCCTCTCACTTCCTGACACATCTGGCGCCAGTCATTGTCATGACCACAGCTTAATGGCGGCCGCATGGACTGAAGACGCCGCAAGCTGACTGCATGCACACTGCCTTGATCGCAATACAGGGCATGATCGACTCACTAGACATCACAGCAGTTACATAAGAATAGTCAATCAGAGAGCATGAATTCCTCAATATTCATAGCATCCATCACATGATTGATAACAATATATGGGCGCTCTCATGTATTTCAAGTGCTGTTGAAGAGAAGTAACTCCCTCGTTATCGAGACAAGGCCACGGACTTGAAATCCGTACGAGAGGGCTTACATACTTGGCAACATATTTGTGCCAAGCACAGCCTCGGAGCCCATCACCATGACCACCCCAAACATCCACAACGAACTGCGCGAGCAACTGCAGCAACTGCAGGCTGAGCTGCAGCTGCAAAAGCTGTGGTCATCCGTGGCGCCTGACCCCAAGGCGCTGGAGTCCACCGTCCCTTTCATGTATGACACGCTCAAGATCCATGAATGGCTGCAGTGGGTCTATATCCCGCGCCTGCATGCGCTGATCGATGCCGATGGCGTTCTGCCACATCAAAGCCATGTCTTCCCCCTGGCCGAGCATGAGTGGGAAAAGCGCACCGACTTTGACAAACAGCATCTGCTGCGCCTCATCAACCGCATCGATGCCACACTCAACGGCTGCGCAATGACACCAGACCTGCCGCAAGAATCCCAGGGCTGACCCTCTTCTGCAGAAGGCATACCCAATAGAAACAGGCCACGGAGCAAATCGCTCAGTGGCCTGTTTTTATTCATACGACTCGCTTCTCGCTTCAGGCAGCGACTGCCGCTTCCTTCTTGCTGACCGCTGCCGCCTCACGGCGTTGCAGCACGGCTTGTGACAGCTCTTCCAGCGTGGACAGAGAGTCGTCCCAGCCCAGGCATGCGTCGGTAATGCTCTGACCATAGGTCAGATTGCAGACCTCATCCTTGCCCGGGGTGAACTTCTGGGCGCCGCCGACCAGATGGCCTTCGATCATCACGCCGAACACGCTGCTCGAGCCACCAGCAATCTGGCCGGCGATATCGCGCGCAACATCCTTCTGGCGTTCATGCTGCTTGTTGCTGTTGGCATGGCTGCAGTCCACCATCAGCGAAGGCGTCAGACCCGCAGCCTCCAGGTCTCTGCAGGCGGCTGCCACATGCTCGGCGTCATAGTTGGGGGTCTTGCCGCCGCGCAGAATCACGTGGCAGTCCTGATTGCCGCCCGTGTGCACGATGGCGACCTGGCCGTTCTTGTGCACCGACAGGAAGTGGTGACCGCGGCTGGCCGACTGAATCGCATCGGTGGCAATGCGGATATTGCCGTCCGTGCCGTTCTTGAAACCTATCGGCGCCGAGATGCCCGAAGCCAGCTCGCGGTGCACCTGGCTTTCGGTGGTGCGGGCACCGATCGCGCCCCAGCTGATCAGGTCGCCAATGTACTGGGGCGAGATCACGTCCAGGAATTCGCTGGCCGCAGGCACACCCAGGCGGTTGATGTCGATCAGCAGTTGGCGCGCGATGCGCAGGCCTTCGTCAATGCGGTAGCTCTGATCCAGGTAGGGATCGTTGATCAGCCCCTTCCAGCCCACGGTGGTACGGGGCTTTTCGAAGTAGACACGCATCACCACTTCCAGCGTGTCCTTGTACTGCTCGCGCACCACGGCCAGTCGGCGTGCGTAGTCCAGAGCCGCAGCGGGATCGTGAATCGAGCAAGGGCCGACGATGACCAGCAGACGGTCATCCTGCGCACGCATGATGTTGTGGATGCTGCGGCGGGTATCGCCGATCAGAGTCTCGACGGCCGTACCGCGAATCGGGAAGAAGCGAATGAGGTGCTCTGGAGGGGGTAACACTGTGATGTCCTTGATACGTGCGTCGTCGGTCTGGCCTGTCTTGGGAGAACCGGTGCGA
This window encodes:
- a CDS encoding 3-deoxy-7-phosphoheptulonate synthase; amino-acid sequence: MTALNTSSTDSWYRTGSPKTGQTDDARIKDITVLPPPEHLIRFFPIRGTAVETLIGDTRRSIHNIMRAQDDRLLVIVGPCSIHDPAAALDYARRLAVVREQYKDTLEVVMRVYFEKPRTTVGWKGLINDPYLDQSYRIDEGLRIARQLLIDINRLGVPAASEFLDVISPQYIGDLISWGAIGARTTESQVHRELASGISAPIGFKNGTDGNIRIATDAIQSASRGHHFLSVHKNGQVAIVHTGGNQDCHVILRGGKTPNYDAEHVAAACRDLEAAGLTPSLMVDCSHANSNKQHERQKDVARDIAGQIAGGSSSVFGVMIEGHLVGGAQKFTPGKDEVCNLTYGQSITDACLGWDDSLSTLEELSQAVLQRREAAAVSKKEAAVAA
- a CDS encoding YqcC family protein, with translation MTTPNIHNELREQLQQLQAELQLQKLWSSVAPDPKALESTVPFMYDTLKIHEWLQWVYIPRLHALIDADGVLPHQSHVFPLAEHEWEKRTDFDKQHLLRLINRIDATLNGCAMTPDLPQESQG
- a CDS encoding zinc-ribbon and DUF3426 domain-containing protein yields the protein MSQVTRCPSCGTRFKVVADQLRISQGWVRCGMCQSVFDASEDLQSVPDEVLQSAVEQAQAAEASKSSAQVQPEEPDAPSLEADGASQERAESRFDLNSSVPADEAGAVVQSVPADLQAEPEPEVAPVAAGLEPEPPESSFIDHARPLLDEPEAVLEAVESTEASVLAQAEQAPDAAGKSVEASIETAPESVPEQADPPDVDAHAQAVSVLPSPDVDQVRREVDAAQPADDEAAAASSTAALDEPDFVRQARRQAFWHSRGMRVALVLGSVLAAGGMAAQYAWQQRDALAAEYPALAPVLAKACQAAGCELHARREIGDVVISGSGFKQLADAHQYQWSLTLENRSDTPVATPVAELTLTDAQDKPLLRRVVDLKSLGAPEQLQPRQEWSVNVPVRVQDLSASVAGYRALVFYP
- the accB gene encoding acetyl-CoA carboxylase biotin carboxyl carrier protein, encoding MDLRKLKTLIDLVSESNVSELEITEAEGKVRIVKSEGVVQQFVAAPVQAAPVMAAPVAAAPVTAAPAAAPAAAAVEGHVVKSPMVGTFYRASSPGAKPFVDVGSQVKEGDTICIVEAMKILNEIEADKSGTIVRVLGENGQAVEYGQPLFVIE
- the prmA gene encoding 50S ribosomal protein L11 methyltransferase, producing MYELSLLCPEDRVETISDALDALDALSVSVEDADAQTDAEQALFGEPGMPAPKEGWNRSRVIALYPDEAAATEARDLLLPQDFFEGCKILAVKPVPEQDWVRLTQSQFEPVEITPEFWIVPTWHELPEQAKVSIRLDPGLAFGTGTHPTTRMCLRWIARQPKGSLGRTLDYGCGSGILAIGAAKFGASDIDAVDIDPAAVESTNYNTSANHVEVKAGLPEAAGGEYQTVLANILATPLKVLAPLLCGRVQAGGHLVLAGILERQADELKEAYAPYVKLEVADSEDGWILMTAQRAA
- the accC gene encoding acetyl-CoA carboxylase biotin carboxylase subunit, with the translated sequence MFKKILVANRGEIALRIQRACRELGIKAVMVYSEADRDAKYVKLADEAVCIGPAPSPLSYLNMPAIISAAEVTDAEAIHPGYGFLAENADFAERVEKSGFTFIGPTPENIRIMGDKVSAKQAMIKAGVPCVPGSDGELPDDPALIKRIAKTIGYPVIIKASGGGGGRGMRVVHTEAALINAVQMTKAEAAAAFGNPAVYMEKYLQNPRHVEIQVIADTFKNAVYLGERDCSMQRRHQKVIEEAPAPGIPRKLIERIGDRCVAACKKIGYRGAGTFEFLYENGEFYFIEMNTRVQVEHPISELITGVDIVRTQIMVAAGEKLPFTQRQIEFKGHAIECRVNAEDPYKFTPSPGRITMWHAPGGPGVRVDSHVYNNYFVPPNYDSMIGKVITYGDTREQAIARMRTALLETVVEGISTNIPLHQDLMVDAKFLEGGTNIHYLEEWLTRRNPTKR
- a CDS encoding TlpA family protein disulfide reductase, which codes for MTEVPSTDAKPQGGSRRLWLTGAVAAAAAAAGAGVAWWRSQPQAMGPSAEAQLWSQVFTTPDGQSFGMADLKGKPLLVNFWATWCPPCVKELPMLSEFAAKQGAGGIQVVGLAVDKPEAVLRFLQRQPVQFPVALAMQGGLGLSRALGNLQGGLPFSVLFDAKGQVRQRKIGELSSEDLANWSK
- the mpl gene encoding UDP-N-acetylmuramate:L-alanyl-gamma-D-glutamyl-meso-diaminopimelate ligase, whose amino-acid sequence is MHIHILGICGTFMGGLAALAREAGHKVTGCDAGVYPPMSDQLRQLGIELIEGYGADQIALQPDMYVIGNVVSRKRLPDGSPKFPLMEAILDTGAAYTSGPQWLAEHVLRGRHVLAVAGTHGKTTTTSMLTWVLECAGLQPGFLVGGVPLDFGVSARLGAARRPARGPGPVGDEPVFVIEADEYDTAFFDKRSKFVHYRPRTAVLNNLEFDHADIFDDLAAIERQFHHLIRTVPSTGRVVTNGLEESLTRVLSQGCWSEVRNFGSAVSDFSAEGDPSDFAVLHHGKKVGQLTWSLTGVHNQLNALAAIAAADHLGVSAEVACEALSRFQNVKRRMELRGTVNGIEVYDDFAHHPTAIRTTLDGLRRKLGPDARILAVFEPRSNTMKLGTMKSQLPWSLENADLVFCHTAGLDWDAAEALESMGVGPGQRAQVAGDIATLIEQITAVARPGDHIVCMSNGGFGGIHAKLLQALK